A portion of the Chiroxiphia lanceolata isolate bChiLan1 chromosome 10, bChiLan1.pri, whole genome shotgun sequence genome contains these proteins:
- the LOC116791947 gene encoding transmembrane 4 L6 family member 1-like isoform X1, whose amino-acid sequence MASPCFYNWRIFLMMKEVSKVLIPAAVFIGLHNGDCCGCFGHGGCGKSCVMLSSVLAAFVGILGSGYCIIISALGLSQGPYCFTHLQRNWIYPFTDSSGGYLFEYNKWSECQEPQNIVQWNVTLFSILLVLGGIEFILCFVQIINGILGGLCGLCSHEETYVC is encoded by the exons ATGGCCAGCCCGTGTTTCTACAATTGGAGGATATTTCTCATGATGAAGGAAGTCTCCAAG GTACTCATTCCAGCTGCAGTGTTCATTGGGCTGCACAATGGGGACTGCTGTGGCTGCTTTGGCCATGggggctgtgggaagagctgtgTG ATGCTGTCCTCCGTTCTGGCAGCCTTTGTTGGGATCCTTGGCTCTGGATACTGTATAATCATTTCAGCACTGGGCTTGTCTCAAGGACCATATTGTTTTACCCACCTACAGAGAAACTGGATCTATCCTTTCACTGATTCCTCTGGAGG GTACTTATTTGAGTATAACAAGTGGTCTGAATGTCAAGAACCTCAAAACATCGTGCAGTGGAATGTCACCCTCTTTTCCATCCTCCTTGTCTTGGGAGGAATAGAGTTCATTCTGTGCTTCGTGCAGATAATCAATGGCATTCTTGGAGGGCTGTGTGGGTTGTGCAGTCACGAGGAG ACATATGTTTGCTAG
- the LOC116791947 gene encoding transmembrane 4 L6 family member 1-like isoform X2 — MCFGRCARCVGYKLLILALLCIVANILLYFPNGETRFASEHHLGKYVECLHGILGGGLLVLIPAAVFIGLHNGDCCGCFGHGGCGKSCVMLSSVLAAFVGILGSGYCIIISALGLSQGPYCFTHLQRNWIYPFTDSSGGYLFEYNKWSECQEPQNIVQWNVTLFSILLVLGGIEFILCFVQIINGILGGLCGLCSHEETYVC; from the exons ATGTGTTTTGGAAGGTGTGCTAGATGTGTTGGTTATAAGTTGCTCATCCTTGCCCTGCTCTGCATTGTGGCcaacattttactttattttcccaATGGCGAAACAAGATTTGCTTCAGAGCATCACCTTGGCAAATACGTAGAGTGCCTTCATGGCATTCTAGGTGGAGGCCTTCTG GTACTCATTCCAGCTGCAGTGTTCATTGGGCTGCACAATGGGGACTGCTGTGGCTGCTTTGGCCATGggggctgtgggaagagctgtgTG ATGCTGTCCTCCGTTCTGGCAGCCTTTGTTGGGATCCTTGGCTCTGGATACTGTATAATCATTTCAGCACTGGGCTTGTCTCAAGGACCATATTGTTTTACCCACCTACAGAGAAACTGGATCTATCCTTTCACTGATTCCTCTGGAGG GTACTTATTTGAGTATAACAAGTGGTCTGAATGTCAAGAACCTCAAAACATCGTGCAGTGGAATGTCACCCTCTTTTCCATCCTCCTTGTCTTGGGAGGAATAGAGTTCATTCTGTGCTTCGTGCAGATAATCAATGGCATTCTTGGAGGGCTGTGTGGGTTGTGCAGTCACGAGGAG ACATATGTTTGCTAG